The following coding sequences lie in one Oncorhynchus kisutch isolate 150728-3 linkage group LG17, Okis_V2, whole genome shotgun sequence genomic window:
- the LOC116354467 gene encoding B-cell receptor CD22-like, protein MFAGLLLFISSLLAVDAMSCDEKSVCVLEGSSVNMSCNFSNDDDNLLSDISNLFWFNNDNKKKWKDKTIPEDLTDDKAYSGRFKWLFDVSGRFIKHNASFSITKTLQVKDLRKSDTAVYRVMVPSENSGWKFIKTGITVTVTALKVTKYTTTVNNGQKVTLTCSTTCTLSDNLNPNYIWYKNGQQLTNPKTLNVNLYLDPVSSQDAGSYICAVKDSEKLHSPALCLHGNCWDVTHQHKTICAFAGTNIELRCNYTYPSNQTITDTIWSKSGVKYLDNDRIEYRGKKENDCTLRITDLRESDSGYYTFSLETQGVPKYSDPFGVNLSVTNLQVEVTPPVANEGDLVIISCMTSCPNFSDLLLYKNNVSATGKSKTMILDAVSSKDAGRYFCVVRGFEDFPSLAATLVVRYGPKNTSVSVSGEIDEGSLVTLTCSSDANPPVKSYTWYMRNGTEVSVLQTGAGRDKYIIPNVSLGDKTQYYCRAENKMGAQNSTALDLNTGVFFPVSVLASVLGVVGVVLAAKASVLIYCTLKRRRTAGSGVRGGRGVRPCSCVRGESGVRGGRGVREESGVRGGCDVRGRSGVRGGCNVRGGSGVRGGCDVRGGSGVRGGCDVRGGSGARGGRGVREESGVRRGCDVRGGSGSREGCDVRADTQTIYYTNNDSSNSAVSETTSACIYETIDDMHLDPDEYNDIQDDDYTSLQRDACPSLYDTIPKKASPQDLE, encoded by the coding sequence ATGTTTGCAGGACTACTCCTCTTTATATCCAGTCTGTTGGCTGTAGATGCAATGAGTTGCGATGAGAAGAGCGTTTGTGTTTTAGAGGGATCGTCAGTGAACATGAGCTGCAATTTCTCAAATGATGATGACAATTTGTTGTCAGATATTAGCAATTTATTCTGGTTTAACAATGACAACAAGAAGAAATGGAAGGATAAGACCATTCCCGAGGACTTAACAGATGACAAAGCGTATTCCGGACGTTTTAAGTGGCTGTTTGATGTTTCAGGAAGGTTTATAAAACACAACGCCTCCTTCTCTATCACGAAAACTCTCCAAGTCAAAGATCTAAGAAAGAGTGACACCGCTGTCTATCGTGTTATGGTTCCGTCAGAGAACTCCGGATGGAAGTTCATCAAAACTGGAAtcactgttactgtcacagcTCTTAAGGTGACAAAGTATACAACCACTGTGAACAACGGACAGAAAGTaacactgacctgtagcaccacctgtactctgagtgACAATCTCAACCCCAActacatctggtacaagaacGGACAACAGCTTACCAACCCAAAGACCCTGAATGTCAACCTGTACCTAGACCCAGTCAGCAGTCAGGATGCAGGCAGTTACATCTGTGCTGTAAAAGACAGTGAGAAGCTCCACTCCCCTGCACTCTGTCTCCATGGTAACTGCTGGGATGTGACACACCAACACAAGACCATCTGCGCCTTCGCCGGGACTAACATTGAACTCCGTTGCAATTACACATATCCCAGTAATCAAACCATCACAGACACAATCTGGTCAAAATCTGGTGTCAAATACTTGGACAATGATCGCATAGAGTATCGTGGTAAGAAGGAGAACGACTGCACCCTGCGaatcacagacctgagagagagtgaCTCTGGTTATTACACATTCTCATTAGAAACGCAAGGGGTTCCAAAGTACAGTGATCCATTTGGGGTCAATCTGTCTGTCACAAACTTACAAGTAGAAGTTACTCCTCCTGTTGCAAATGAGGGAGATCTCGTCATTATCTCCTGCATGACCTCCTGTCCAAACTTCAGTGACTTACTTTTGTACAAGAACAACGTCTCTGCCACTGGCAAGTCCAAGACCATGATCCTTGATGCCGTCAGCAGTAAGGATGCAGGCAGATACTTCTGTGTTGTAAGAGGCTTTGAGGATTTTCCATCCCTTGCTGCTACACTGGTTGTGAGATATGGCCCGAAGAACACTTCAGTGTCCGTTAGTGGTGAAATAGACGAGGGCAGTCTcgtgactctgacctgcagcagtgatgccaacccaccaGTGAAGTCTTACACTTGGTACATGAGGAATGGGACTGAAGTGAGCGTCTTACAGACAGGAGCAGGAAGAGACAAGTACATCATCCCCAATGTCAGTCTGGGAGACAagacccagtactactgtaggGCTGAGAACAAGATGGGAGCTCAGAACTCTACTGCCTTGGACCTCAACACAGGTGTGTTTTTTCCAGTGTCTGTTTTGGCTTCTGTACTGGGGGTGGTTGGGGTTGTCCTGGCTGCTAAAGCTTCAGTTCTCATCTACTGTACACTGAAGAGGAGACGCACAGCAGGAAGTggtgtcagaggaggaaggggtgtCAGACCATGTAGTTGTGTCAGAGGAGAAAGTggtgtcagaggaggaaggggtgtCAGAGAAGAAAGTGGTGTCAGAGGAGGTTGTGATGTCAGAGGACGAAGTGGTGTCAGAGGAGGTTGTAATGTCAGAGGAGGAAGTGGTGTCAGAGGAGGTTGTGATGTCAGAGGAGGAAGTGGTGTCAGAGGAGGTTGTGATGTCAGAGGAGGAAGTGGTGCCAGAGGAGGAAGGGGTGTCAGAGAAGAAAGTGGTGTCAGAAGAGGTTGTGAtgtcagaggaggaagtggatcCAGAGAAGGTTGTGATGTCAGAGCAGACACACAAACCATCTATTATACCAATAACGATTCCTCAAACTCAGCTGTGAGTGAGACGACCAGCGCCTGTATCTATGAAACCATTGATGATATGCACCTAGACCCTGATGAATATAATGACATACAGGATGACGACTACACAAGTCTTCAGAGAGATGCTTGCCCATCCTTGTATGACACCATCCCCAAGAAAGCGTCACCACAGGACCTGGAATGA